The Magnolia sinica isolate HGM2019 chromosome 9, MsV1, whole genome shotgun sequence sequence CTCCCATTGTCACTAATCTAaccttcccttcttttttttttcttgaaaggcAGCTATTAACCATGTTGATCATTCATAATCACTAGATTGATCTTTCATTATTGCTAGATCGGACCATTGATCTTCAATCATTGCTAGATCGCCACTGATCCAGCCTTGATTACCCATCATCATTGTTGCTTTACCATTTCTCACCATTGACCTCTATCTGGACCCTTTGCTAATTGTTCCATGATGGACAAATCCTTGATTATTGATCcttgccaactctctctctcttggccCACTTGATCATCTTTACACTATTTTATGTCATATTAGGCAATTTGGGatgttggatctcactttgagaCGTTGGATGCCGGGATGAGCAATGTAGAGCATTGGATCATATTTTGAGTACAGAATGTTGCCTTTGACAAGATggcacctaaaatttggatgatttaattTGTGTTCCATGTACTGTCCTTGTATGGTCCTGTACTTGACACTTCATAAATCATAATTAGAGAACATTTTACCTTTTTTTGTCAAACTCACTTCTGGATTTTGGGAGGGAATTTTCAATTTAACAGAACTTACCCACAAAGACCGTTTACCTTATATTTAACATAAAACTATAAACATATCAATATTACAAAATGCTTAAATTGCTTAAATTGAAATTTCATTTTGCACAAATGGACACTCAgttgaaagagaataaaatagaTTCAGATGTGATTGCAAATATTAGAAAATACATAGATTGCAATTTCCATGATTTGACTGTGATGCCTTGGAGCCTTTGGTACATTTATACAAAGCCTCTTTTTCAGCTTCTCCATGCAGACACATATTTTCAGGGAAGCGAATCAGGTGGCTGACGCTCTAGAAATTTTCGCTTGCTCATCCTTTTCAAATTATTTGCTGATTTCCCACAGTTGCTCGTAATGTTTATAGTGGGAGTGCCTTCCCCCTAGATTAAATGATGTATTCTCTGGGGTTAAGGCCAAATGTCACCCCCTAGTATCTTTTACCTGaatcaataaaattataggtggtgtgctcccaccttttgagagaaaataaaatagtggaaGGATGAATGACCAACATTAGAAAGTTTTAAGATAATAACATGTAAGCATCATACAGGCAAAGAATGCAGCTAGGAGACTTGTCAACGTAAAACTATGTGATCTAAACAAGAACAGAGAACCCCCTAGTATCTTTTACCTGaatcaataaaattataggtggtgtgctcccaccttttgagagaaaataaaatagtggaaGGATGAATGACCAACATTAGAAAGTTTTAAGATAATAACATGTAAGCATCATACAGGCAAAGAATGCAGCTAGGAGACTTGTCAACGTAAAACTATGTGATCTAAACAAGAACAGAGAACCCCATAAGTTAATTGACTAAAAGATATACAATCTTCTACAATTTCGAAGATCAAAATAATATTGCATTAGTATGCTCCTATTAGAATGAAATGTAGAGAAGACATCTTTTTACAGGAATACATAAACGAATCCAATTTTAAACAATACCAATGAGAAGGCAAAAAAATATATGATGAACAAAGGATTTGTTTGGGTAACCATGTCAATGTGTCTAACACCATCCTGCCAGTGTATCCAACATAGTCATTtctttgaaagtggatggccTAGTAAATTGCTGTTTAACATTTTCATATCAACTGAAACACCATTCTATGCAGATAGTATATGCTAGAGTGCACACCTCAAGCTGTTCATGAAGCTGTTTCTGGACTTCTATTTGCATGCGTAGAGCCTCTGCAACTTCCATGCCCCTGTAACAAAAATTGACAAATAAGAGagcaaaaatatataataataataataatttaaaagaaTACTAAATAATGAAGAGTTACTTGACAAATTTGTGGGTAAAAGaacaaaagagaagaaagaaaaaaagataggaTGAAGGCTTACCTTTGGATGCATGGATCGGATTTAGTACCAACAGAAGCTCCCTTCATGTCTTCAGATGAGGACTTTTTCTCTATACAGCAtgtagtcaaaaccaaaaatcatAAAGAAATCTAAGTTCCACTACTACATAAGGACCTTCCTATGAAAAGTACTCTTCTGTGGGGTtatgaatttctctacaaatatttgattattttttttcagtGCCATTTCAAGGCTCCAAGAGCCCACAACATAGATGCTTCCAGTTGAGAGAAGGTGATGGTGGAAAAATCATGCTTGCAACAGCAAGAAATGAGGTGCTCTCCCAAATACAAACAATTACCCAAGAATAAAATGAGAAAATACATAACTAAAGACAAGACTGTCAAAAGTAAAGAGACAATTACAAGTATGCCTCTAAGGGAGATGTATAGAATTTGCAGACATGTCTACTTAATTAAGATGAGCTCATTATTCTACCAGAACATTTGGAGAAGTCATCTTTCCTCCCGACTTAATCAATTAGGAGCACAGATTGGAAATCACTATACATGCCATTAACAAATATATAGTTTTTAACTCGAGATGACTGACTGGTGGTTAACATATCATGTTACTAGATTACATAGTAAGCACTTCATTACTCAGCATAAGAACAAGTCCACATGTGTTATCATATATTACCTTCTTTTGCCTCCGGAAGATACTTGGCAAGTCGGTATTTCTGTAAGTTACGACCACATACAAAACTATTAGGTATCAAATGGCATAGGAACTGATTCAATATTAAAGATCTAGGTAATTCTTGAGAAGCTGAATACATAAAGTAATCGAGTGTGATAGCAGCTGAATGAATTGTTAAGATAACGATAATaattcatggaaaaaaaaaactgaaaatacctGTAGGTGGCTTTTTACATGATAGATTGTCAAACCCTGAACATTCATTACCTTCAATATACCCTTTGGAGTTGCCTCTGCATTTCATACTGACCTGTGTGAGATGAAAAATGCCTTGTATGTGTGTGCATCACTTGAAGTTGTGCACTCGCAAATACCCTCGACAACCGAGCAAGATGACAGTGGTTAAACCCTCATAAGAGGTATCATCAGTCATGAGACCAAATACTGTAGTTTATATCGTGCTGGATCCGGTCCAGAGAACTGACCTTACttgacaaaaaaggaaaaaaggaaatagaagaaATTATATGCTCACTCTCGGCCCCATCAAGCTTGTTAACAGCTTCCAAAAACTGCTCATGGAGCTCTGGCGTCCATCTCAACCGTGGCTTGTTTAGAGCTGCAGCCACAGAAGTTGAGGGGCTTGAAGGGATTTGAACTGCTGGAGAGACCAGATGCTGATGGGTATCATTGCCTTTAGATCCAACTACTGGGACAGGTGGAACTTGAGGCATTTCATAAATTTCCTGCATAAAGTAAGCAACAATGTGAAAAGCAAGACACTGCCACAAACTTATTAAATAAAAGACATGTTGAAAGAACATGTTCCTGTTAGCACCTCATTcaggggagaaaaaaaaaaggcatatggTAAATGTACTCACATCCAGCCCAGGATTTTCCCCATTGCCTGTGATGGCTATGTCGAGCTCCTCTGACAAAATCTGCAAGTCCAGTTGTTCTGTAAATGCTAAACTTTTGCTGGTGTAAGTCTCATCATCAAAGCTGCCGTTAGAAGCAACCCCAGGGAAATTAAGAAAGTCTTTCATCAGATCCTCTGAGCAGTCACCCTCATCCCATTGATCACCTAGAACCTCACCCAAATGCAATGTAGACTTTGTATATACAGGCTGGTCCCACTTCGGAGGATGAGGAAGGAAGGGTAGGTTGCCAAGCTGCCGATGGGTCTCTGAGCTTGTTGAAGATGATAAGTACAGATTGGTACAGAAAGAAGAAGATTGAGAACAAAGCTGTTTGGGGTCTTGGGGATGAGAACTATAAGAAATAGGACTGCTTGGATTAGAGTGCAGGCTTAACATCTTAGGATGGAATTCAGGTCCTTGCTGTGGTCTGGATGAACCAAGTGACTCTGTTTGTACATTCAAGGATGGATGAGTGGATGAAAAGCTCTTATCCAGCACTTTTTGGCCATTTGATTCAGCATTGAATAGATTACGAATTGAGGAGGGGGCATTACAAGAAGACAGTGATACTCCTTTATGAGACTCACTTTGTTTCAAAGTAATGATACTATCGCTACTCATGATCTTTGACAATGGCTCAGTCACTTACTGGGGTTTTAAACTGAGAAAATGCAATCTTCCAGTCCTCTTACAAATCTTACCTCCTTACAATACCCACTGAAACAGTGAACTTTCTAATGGATGGCTTTGAAATGAATTGAAGATAATAATAGACGACAAGTAATTGCATACAATCGAAGTTTCATAATCAGATCATACATGGTCCACCAGAAGAGTAGAGAATATCTGCATATTTACACAATAATCCAGAAACTAAGAACATATACTTGATTTTCTCTTAAGAGAGTTAAAAATGCATGTCTGACAGTCATTCAATAATTTGTACCCCTCGATAGGAGCTTCTGTCCAATTCAACAGCGGAGAAGGGAAAAACAGAGCCACATACTAATCTGATAGCCTAATTGCTTTATAGTTTGAATGATTATAATGTGTCACAAACATTAGACAttggaaataataataattatccaTTAGCCAACCTTCAAAAATCAGTAATGAATTTACACTAGAACCACCCAATCTCGTGCTATTTATGTCCCCAGCTTTAAATTCATGGTCCAAGGAAGAAAGGGCTTCAAATCTATGCCGAGTGAATATGTTGCCACAAGCAGAAGCATTAACAGCATACTCTTTCTGATCATGAACTGTAACACAAGCCAGCAGCCAAATGATCAGTGCCATCAGATTCACAAGTAGCTTGGGAGTTAATGTGGCCTGTTAGCACTTAAATGAAAGACAAAAATGCTAAGTAGGATACATTATTCAGCCGAATCATATCTCCACTAGTCATAAACAGGTATTTAGACCACCATATTGAAATGAGGTTGCCAGATGTGGAAAATTAGGGAAAATTGACATCCAAGGAGTTGCCTTTCCTTAGACCTTAAGCGTTAAACAATCTGTATTAAGAGATTGAGAAGGTCAAGGGTTTCTGCAAAGGCATCAGGTACCTTCCAAGGGATGACAATCCTCTTGCCGGCCCCAAAAGAACACCATTGAGGGTGTATCCCTTGATGATTGAACCATAACCCTGTGAGACAGAAAGGTGCATCTCAAACACATCTAAAGTGACTTGGACTAAGCCACTGTAATCATTTCCTCAGGGGTGCCTATGTGAAGAAGTAAAACCAGCCAACAAGAATGGCATTAAACACTCTCATAACCGATGGATCCTGGGTTGTTTTTGCTGGAAAAAAATCAACCTTATAAGTAGGaaacaacatttaaaaaaaaaaacaaaaaaacaaaaaaacaaaaaaacaaaacaagaaaaaggcCCATGCAATAGCAATGTGTCTCCACAAAAGTGTAACTAATCTTTCTCCAACTTTTTGTAGCCAAAGTATATATCTTAGGGAAGTAAGGAAGCGAGCAGGCTAGTAGTTCTATTGTTCACCTCCCATCTTTGTACAGCTAACAAGGTAAAGTTCACAAGCATATGCCACATCAAAGAAATGATCAGGTTTCTATTTAGCAACAAGCACAAAGAATGGTGAATGAACATAGATCATAGTAGACATTTATCATATTGTTTGATGTTTGATTTAGAcatttcaaaatccaaaaatataatctGAACCTGCCACTCCAGCACACAGATTACCACAATTGATTCTTTCTGCAACTAGAAAGCAGGAAGTACTTCAATGCAAAATTCAAATTACCCAAACAAATAGGCTGAAGGATCTGGTCCCAGAAACTTCAGGAATCCTAAAGACAGTGCATAAAGTACATGCGTACAATGAATTTCTTAAACGAACATCATCAATCTTTCGCTCGACAGGTCTGCATGTATTGAGGAAGAGCTACGAAAACCCACAAAGGAATTTGTCCTCCCAACTTCTCACTACTAGATAAAATGCACAGAATGATATCTGCTATAACAAAGATATGCCAAAGGACTAGAAGGATCCAGAGCAGCCACGTCTTTCTTGGATCAAGAAAAATGAAATCTTGCTAAAACCATGACCAAACCATCAAACACAAattgaaaatttctcaaaaaaaaaaaaatataaataaataaaatcaaacacaAATTTCTCAAGCACTAACCTGGTAAGCAAATATGaccagattatttatttatttatttatttggaagGGCAGGAACTTTTTTCGAAAAGGATCAAGAATAAATCAAGAGGGGCAAAATAAGTTCCAAAGAGCAAGAGAAGGGACAGCTGCCCCTCTAGCCAAACCATCAGCTAACAAATTCGCCTCTTTGCCAATGTGAGAAATCTATGTGTTAGCCTTgatgctcaaaaatgaatttcatcTAATACAAACAAGTGCCTCCATGGCTCAGCATGATTGAATTAAGAGATCGCCTTCCATGACAATCAAGCCCTTGTGCTCCTCACCAAGAAGCCTCGAAACCTTCATGAAGGACAAAAACTTCCATCTTTGATGCATAAATTATGCCATTAGGACAACGGtgcataaaaatataatattgcCCTCATTGTCGAGAAGAACTCCCATAGCATAGGTCCAGGATTGCCACAAAAAGAACTATAGGAATTAAGCTTCCACCATGTTGGGATGTTCACAAGCAACAAATCATATGATTGAAATATTCATATTTGAGTTTAATTAGCCTAAGGATCCCTGTTTAGATATCATCAAATTTCTAGAAGCAAAAACCATAAATCCTATGACTATGATTATCTTCATCAAAGCCGTAAAAGAAAAGAACATTGATACCAATCATCCGAGCCAAAAGATCTCTCCCGATCTATCCCAAATGAAGGAGAAGGATGAGAGAGCCACAAGTTAGCACAAGAGTAGGACCAGGGTGACGCACGTGAGCTATCCGGATGTCGACCCCACAcatggaaagagggagagagaatgaaATCTCTCTaacttccctctcttttctctctctcacgaGGTGACACCTGAGAGGGCTTGGGACGTTCAAGGCTCTCTCTTAATCCTCTCCCTCTGAAATTGGATCTATTTATAAGGGAGGAATTCGAGTTGCGGGCAGAAACACTAGTtatggtgctccaccacccaacAGACTTTGGCATTGCCATACTACATCAAAGGTTTGTGATCCTGTTTTAACCATGCAACCAAATTGACCAAATCCCTCCACTCATCATAGCCACCATCCTTAGCCAATAACCCATGCAAGCCTAAGGTATTGATCACCATATCTTAACCATTGGATGTTCATCAAGCTCAGTTTGAAAAATTAATGGTTGAAAAACCTAAATTAACCAATCAAAATCCATTGATGCGCTAGACAGCCTTTAAAACACTTGATGAACGGCCCAAACCATAAGATTAATTCATTGGTAGTGTCCTAGGTAACCAAGTGGACCCCTTGTTGAATCATGTGAGTCTCAACTAGAAATTTATGTATGCACCCAGCTACACCCCTTTTGTTGGCCATAAGAAGACCTTGTAAATTGAGTCAACATGTCATCAAAACCTTGAATTCCTCACACGTCCTCAGGTTTAGGGATTGGTCAAAGCTAGTACATCCACAAGTCAATCTAGTCCAAGTATGATAAGCCCCCCAGTTTGGAGAGTTGAAATGATCTACTAATTTAAGTGTCCAACAAATCTAATACCAAGGGCATGTATCCATGGCACACTCACACTTCTACATGGGATAGGGCAAAGGCGCTCATCATAGTGCCCAACAATGGAGACCTTCCATCATGACTCGTTATCGGTCCCCTCACACAGGATAACCAAAACAAGAATAACCGCAAGTCTACAAGTTTCCAAGTAGTGATGGTCAAATAGTAACTGAGATCCATGGCCCACAACTCTCCATTTGGGAATGGCTCGTGTCCAATTTCGAGTTCCCAAGGACAACCAAAGGAATCCTTCTCTTTTACCAATTCACGAAGTATGATTACAATGTTCCACACAAATTAATGAGGCTAATGAATGAATGTCTCATACTATCATTAATAAGCGATGTCTTAAGAGTGTGAACATTGGTTTTCTAGGATGTGACCCCAACACACCACCCCCCACCCCCAAAGAGGACAACTCCAACGTGGCACAACATTGGGAGAGGGAGTTTTACAATCataaactacaaatatagacatGGGGAGCTTCATTATCGTTAACTCCAgtgaccaaacaaatatcatgaaTAACATTATCCAAAAATCCCCGAGGCTGGATCCGATACAAAGCTTTGTTGGCACATGTGAAGTGGCCAATAGCCCTCCCTTGAATAAGTCAAAAAATTTCCTGCTATCTTCTCTTTACAGGCTCATTGTTAAGTTGTTGGGAAAACTGTCACCTCCCATAGAGGGCCCTTTTCTACAGCTTTATATGGGAAAATCTAAGGGGTTGTGAGGAGCCCACTACAAATCAAAGATTCCGAGGTCATGAAAAGACAAGAAAAATACAACATACAATTAACACACTTAACTGTTCAAGCATATCCCATCCAAATCTGTGATCAACAGCCTTGCAACATTTCCTTCATAGGAAGCGACTAGTTTCTGTTGTCGTTCTGATATGCTTCACCTACACAAGTGCTTCTAAGTGAATCTGTATAAAATTTGTAAGTGCATCTAAGTTCATCCAAAAACTATTTGTAAGTTCATCTAGATGCAATGTACTTAAACGCATTTAAGTGCACTTAGATGCAACTAGACAAATGATGTATGTTA is a genomic window containing:
- the LOC131256562 gene encoding protein PHOSPHATE STARVATION RESPONSE 3-like, with translation MSSDSIITLKQSESHKGVSLSSCNAPSSIRNLFNAESNGQKVLDKSFSSTHPSLNVQTESLGSSRPQQGPEFHPKMLSLHSNPSSPISYSSHPQDPKQLCSQSSSFCTNLYLSSSTSSETHRQLGNLPFLPHPPKWDQPVYTKSTLHLGEVLGDQWDEGDCSEDLMKDFLNFPGVASNGSFDDETYTSKSLAFTEQLDLQILSEELDIAITGNGENPGLDEIYEMPQVPPVPVVGSKGNDTHQHLVSPAVQIPSSPSTSVAAALNKPRLRWTPELHEQFLEAVNKLDGAEKATPKGILKVMNVQGLTIYHVKSHLQKYRLAKYLPEAKEEKKSSSEDMKGASVGTKSDPCIQRGMEVAEALRMQIEVQKQLHEQLEVQRALQLRIEEHARHLQKILEEQQKAGHRLIAGQNPESSSGLQPNSESQVGSSATNALLQKVESKVDSSSSLPSKHKATDPDSESEPQADQKRIRLEGKTEIVTDEPVKNSVQ